In Papio anubis isolate 15944 chromosome 17, Panubis1.0, whole genome shotgun sequence, the following are encoded in one genomic region:
- the NGFR gene encoding tumor necrosis factor receptor superfamily member 16 codes for MRAGATGRAMDGPRLLLLLLLGVSLGGAKEACPTGLYTHGGECCKACNLGEGVAQPCGANQTVCEPCLDSVTFSDVVSATEPCKPCTECVGLQSMSAPCVEADDAVCRCAYGYYQDETTGRCEACRVCEAGSGLVFSCQDKQNTVCEECPDGTYSDEANHVDPCLPCTVCEDTERQLRECTRWADAECEEIPGRWITRSTPPEGSDSTAPSTQEPEAPPEQDLIASTVADVVTTVMGSSQPVVTRGTTDNLIPVYCSILAAVVVGLVAYIAFKRWNSCKQNKQGANSRPVNQTPPPEGEKLHSDSGISVDSQSLHDQQPHTQTASGQALKGDGGLYSSLPPAKREEVEKLLNGSAGDTWRHLAGELGYQPEHIDSFTHEACPVRALLASWATQDSATLDALLAALRRIQRADLVESLCSESTATSPV; via the exons ATGAGGGCAGGTGCCACCGGCCGCGCCATGGACGGGCCGCgcctgctgctgttgctgcttcTGGGG GTGTCCCTTGGAGGTGCCAAGGAGGCATGCCCCACAGGCCTGTACACACACGGCGGCGAGTGCTGCAAAGCCTGCAACCTGGGCGAAGGTGTGGCCCAGCCTTGTGGAGCCAACCAGACCGTGTGTGAGCCCTGCCTGGACA GTGTGACGTTCTCCGACGTGGTGAGCGCGACGGAGCCGTGCAAGCCGTGCACCGAGTGCGTGGGGCTTCAGAGCATGTCGGCGCCGTGCGTGGAGGCCGACGACGCCGTGTGCCGCTGTGCCTACGGTTACTACCAGGACGAGACGACCGGGCGCTGCGAAGCGTGCCGCGTGTGCGAGGCAGGCTCGGGCCTCGTATTTTCGTGCCAGGACAAGCAGAACACCGTGTGCGAGGAGTGCCCCGACGGCACGTATTCAGATGAGGCCAACCACGTGGACCCGTGCCTGCCCTGCACCGTGTGCGAGGACACCGAGCGCCAGCTGCGCGAGTGCACACGCTGGGCCGACGCCGAGTGCGAGG AGATCCCTGGCCGTTGGATTACAAGGTCCACACCCCCCGAGGGCTCTGACAGCACAGCCCCCAGcacccaggagcctgaggcaccTCCAGAACAAGACCTCATAGCCAGCACGGTGGCAGATGTGGTGACCACAGTGATGGGCAGCTCCCAGCCCGTGGTAACCCGAGGCACCACCGACAACCTCATCCCCGTCTATTGCTCCATCCTGGCTGCTGTGGTTGTGGGCCTTGTGGCCTACATAGCCTTCAAGAG GTGGAACAGCTGCAAGCAGAACAAGCAAGGAGCCAACAGCCGGCCAGTGAACCAGACGCCCCCACCAGAGGGAGAAAAACTCCATAGTGACAGTGGCATCTCCGTGGACAGCCAGAGCCTGCATGACCAGCAGCCCCACACGCAGACGGCCTCGGGCCAGG CCCTCAAGGGTGATGGAGGCCTCTACAGCAGCCTGCCCCCAGCCAAGCGGGAGGAGGTGGAGAAGCTTCTCAACGGGTCTGCGGGGGACACCTGGCGGCACCTGGCGGGCGAGCTGGGCTACCAGCCCGAGCACATAGACTCCTTTACCCACGAGGCCTGCCCCGTTCGCGCCCTGCTTGCAAGCTGGGCCACCCAGGACAGCGCCACACTGGACGCCCTCCTGGCCGCCCTGCGCCGCATCCAGCGAGCCGACCTCGTGGAGAGTCTGTGCAGTGAGTCCACTGCCACGTCCCCGGTGTGA